A portion of the Scleropages formosus chromosome 15, fSclFor1.1, whole genome shotgun sequence genome contains these proteins:
- the tmem121aa gene encoding transmembrane protein 121, with translation MVLPPPDKRHVCLTTIVIMTSMAFMDAYLVEQNQGPRKIGVCIIVLVGDICFLIVLRYVAVWVGAEVKTAKRGYAMILWFLYIFVLEIKLYFVFQNYKADRRNLETVARKALTLLLSICVPGLYLILVALDSMEYVRTFRKKEDMRGRLFWVALDLLDILDIQANLWEPQRTGLPIWAEGLMFFYCYILLLILPCVSLSEISMQGEHVSPQKMMLYPVLSLVTINVVTILIRAVNMVLFQDSRVSTIFIGKNIVAIATKACTFLEYQRQVKELPQNAIAMELQQNSVGHNQALPNATSLPHEQSPVQEIVDS, from the coding sequence ATGGTCTTGCCACCTCCGGACAAGCGACATGTATGTCTCACCACCATTGTCATCATGACTAGCATGGCCTTCATGGATGCCTATCTGGTGGAGCAGAACCAGGGGCCACGGAAGATTGGGGTGTGCATCATTGTGTTGGTCGGGGATATCTGTTTCCTCATCGTTTTGCGCTACGTGGCTGTGTGGGTGGGTGCCGAGGTCAAGACGGCCAAGCGCGGCTACGCCATGATTCTCTGGTTCCTCTACATTTTCGTGCTGGAGATCAAACTCTACTTCGTCTTCCAGAACTACAAGGCAGACCGACGCAACCTGGAGACGGTAGCCCGCAAGGCGCTGACGCTGCTGTTGTCGATATGCGTGCCAGGCCTCTACCTCATTCTGGTAGCGCTGGACAGCATGGAGTATGTCAGGACGTTCCGCAAGAAGGAGGACATGAGGGGCCGCCTCTTCTGGGTGGCACTGGACCTGCTGGACATCCTGGACATCCAGGCCAACCTGTGGGAGCCCCAGCGGACGGGCTTACCCATCTGGGCAGAGGGCCTCATGTTCTTCTACTGCTACATCCTGCTGCTGATTCTGCCGTGCGTGTCGCTCAGTGAGATCAGCATGCAGGGTGAGCACGTCTCGCCTCAGAAGATGATGCTCTACCCTGTCCTTAGCCTGGTCACCATCAACGTGGTCACCATCCTTATCCGCGCTGTCAACATGGTGCTGTTCCAGGACAGCCGTGTATCCACCATCTTCATCGGAAAGAACATCGTGGCCATTGCCACGAAGGCCTGCACCTTCCTGGAGTACCAGCGGCAGGTGAAAGAGCTCCCCCAGAATGCCATCGCCATGGAGCTGCAGCAGAATTCAGTTGGCCACAATCAGGCCCTGCCCAACGCCACCAGTCTCCCCCACGAACAGTCGCCCGTGCAGGAGATCGTTGACTCGTGA
- the pth2 gene encoding tuberoinfundibular peptide of 39 residues codes for MSAVVPPPRSALLLLPLLCMALVSSSFPLSSRHSPAVAQEDSKMSKWEVLYPSVSLLDWSLQMMSTPEFAERKTKPGLMANKAWLPTSRSETEGLAKTRPSGWSTRVGHEGKRNIVVADDAAFREKSKLLTAMERQKWLNSYMQKLLVVNSQ; via the exons ATGTCTGCTGTGGTTCCTCCTCCACGCTCTGCTCTgttgctgctgcctctgctctgCATGGCACTGGTGTCCTCCAGCTTCCCTCTGAG TTCCAGACATTCTCCTGCCGTTGCTCAAGAGGACTCCAAAATGTCCAAGTGGGAAGTGTTGTACCCTTCCGTCTCACTCCTCGACTGGAGCCTGCAGATGATGTCGACTCCAGAGTTTGCAGAACGCAAAACCAAACCTGGACTCATGGCTAACAAGGCCTGGCTGCCCACGAGCCGATCGGAGACGGAGGGTCTCGCCAAGACCCGGCCGTCCGGCTGGTCGACGCGGGTGGGTCACGAGGGGAAGAGGAACATTGTGGTGGCAGATGATGCAGCCTTCAGAGAGAAGAGCAAACTGTTGACCGCCATGGAGAGACAGAAGTGGCTCAACTCCTACATGCAGAAACTGCTGGTGGTCAACTCCCAGTGA